The Styela clava chromosome 10, kaStyClav1.hap1.2, whole genome shotgun sequence genome window below encodes:
- the LOC120337314 gene encoding MFS-type transporter SLC18B1-like, with protein sequence MPGRETEPLVTLPLQGDYNDEYNDEYTTPVSESDMEATTPSKLISRKEPQSNISLWDDTDVRQKLLLMDLMLMDFLTLFSSSIPSPFFSRIVIKRGGSILYSALILQSLMLSFSICCVIFGKYLPSMGIKKMFVGGLATFGLCQVIFGLLHFVMDIKAFTGLGILIRVFQGAGEAAFAISSMSVMCEEYPAHITKVFGFTEAMVGVGYLMGPIFGGGMFDTLGMLLPLVLSGGIVILAIPCHFFLLRPYTHEENAESGEFNVLDWLSNPYIISVLCSVATVFGTFGYIDVAITTYLEKLGFTATTVGLVLFTVGLSYCIAAALIGYIVSFKVWVRKVSMTVGFIGFSLVLMVYVPKQLTSLIYVGSSALGIFGALGTVPAFEDLLPSDPSLEIHSAISGAWYGCIGLGMFVLPLIGSAIHKVLHSFSWALFVSSCIGFAITLILAGLVYFIKRVKSSSHLNDLVD encoded by the coding sequence ATGCCGGGTCGTGAGACAGAACCTCTTGTTACACTGCCATTGCAAGGCGACTACAATGACGAATACAATGACGAATACACAACGCCCGTGTCAGAATCTGATATGGAAGCAACCACTCCATCAAAGTtaatttcaagaaaagaaccTCAAAGCAACATATCACTATGGGATGACACTGACGTTAGACAAAAGCTGCTTCTTATGGATTTGATGCTAATGGATTTCCTAACGTTATTTTCAAGTAGCATACCGAGTCCATTTTTTTCGCGGATAGTAATCAAAAGAGGGGGCTCGATATTGTATTCTGCTCTCATACTCCAAAGTTTGATGTTGTCCTTTTCAATTTGTTGTGTAATTTTCGGTAAATATCTCCCTTCTATGGGAATCAAGAAAATGTTTGTCGGCGGATTGGCAACATTTGGCTTGTGCCAAGTTATATTCGGATTATTGCATTTTGTTATGGATATCAAAGCATTTACAGGATTAGGAATATTGATACGTGTCTTCCAAGGAGCTGGAGAAGCTGCATTTGCAATATCTTCCATGAGTGTAATGTGTGAGGAATATCCAGCCCACATTACCAAAGTTTTTGGATTTACAGAAGCTATGGTTGGGGTAGGTTATCTTATGGGACCAATTTTTGGAGGTGGGATGTTTGACACTTTAGGCATGCTACTGCCTTTGGTACTTTCGGGAGGTATAGTCATATTAGCTATACCATGTCATTTCTTTTTGTTGCGGCCATACACACACGAGGAAAATGCAGAAAGTGGGGAGTTCAATGTATTGGATTGGTTATCTAATCCTTACATAATTTCTGTTTTGTGTTCAGTGGCCACCGTGTTCGGAACATTTGGATACATTGATGTTGCAATTACTACTTACTTAGAAAAACTTGGATTTACTGCCACAACTGTAGGATTGGTTTTGTTCACCGTCGGGCTAAGTTATTGCATTGCAGCAGCTTTGATAGGATATattgttagtttcaaagtaTGGGTGAGAAAAGTATCTATGACTGTTGGATTCATCGGGTTTTCTTTAGTCCTGATGGTGTATGTTCCAAAGCAATTGACGTCCTTAATTTATGTTGGATCGTCCGCACTGGGTATATTTGGCGCCCTAGGCACGGTACCTGCTTTTGAAGATTTGTTGCCAAGTGACCCTAGCTTAGAAATACATAGTGCAATTTCGGGTGCTTGGTATGGTTGCATCGGACTCGGCATGTTCGTTCTGCCACTAATAGGCTCTGCAATTCACAAAGTTTTGCATTCATTTTCGTGGGCTCTGTTTGTATCATCTTGTATAGGATTTGCAATTACTCTGATTTTAGCTGGATTGGTATACTTCATAAAAAGAGTCAAAAGTTCGTCACATTTAAACGATCTGGTTGATTAA
- the LOC120337338 gene encoding uncharacterized protein LOC120337338, giving the protein MPNYATPGHPYSSQSIYVTVSPVYKKRGSNSDHDFKPQESFSRRLPNISQRVQSAADIGLVTSSKQQQRAHTAPPTYKYPPRVDHKHRLITTNFKQNTPWCRDMCRWFTPDRTQGVWYDNEDFDRYRQSAFKFRLPAQHIYHTKAGLMPNYSGYVPGQAFRYGGTWARETANARMIGIARKWESTSYFQDRPIGA; this is encoded by the exons ATGCCGAATTATGCTACTCCCGGACATCCATATTCGTCTCAGAGTATTTACGTAACGGTCAGTCCTGTTTACAAAAAAAGGGGCTCAAA TTCCGATCATGATTTCAAGCCACAAGAGTCATTCAGTCGTAGACTGCCTAACATCAGTCAACGTGTCCAGTCAGCAGCGGACATCGGATTGGTGACATCATCGAAACAACAGCAACGTGCTCATACTGCTCCACCAACGTACAAATATCCTCCACGAGTGGATCACAAACACAGG TTAATAACTACAAACTTCAAGCAAAATACGCCATGGTGCAGAGATATGTGCCGTTGGTTTACCCCGGACAGGACGCAGGGTGTTTGGTATGACAATGAAGATTTTGATAGATATCGGCAAAGTGCATTCAAATTTCGATTACCGGCACAACATATTTATCACACAAAAGCCGGTCTGATGCCAAACTATTCGGGATATGTTCCTG GACAGGCATTTAGATATGGAGGCACGTGGGCTAGAGAAACGGCGAATGCCAGAATGATCGGAATTGCAAGAAAATGGGAATCGACATCTTATTTTCAGGATCGCCCTATAGGAGCTTGA
- the LOC120337327 gene encoding uncharacterized protein LOC120337327 isoform X1 encodes MNSENIPDSKILEFACLQTSHSPENIFIEGDDQQIPVLLSQSNDKTEYLSDSTEVISVTQEQESEAISFIYNDDVFVDGCGPKAILVENDYIQDSQSSQFTVLQSFNEQLLGSSTDLFQLELPTNGNYLVDDKIDDKIIETSQEADANGEIICQLGEEFLSSISDESYLQTLDKTLNEQVREMCGQMYYSHADVVPVTTERIQAFPVLPVYPYVATPFEMTKNNQLHQHHVKEQQVDNFKLKEQRISSRQMRRKEKRTSPVTLNGERKSANNRERKRMFNINEGFEELRSRVPTFPYEKRLSKIDTLHLAIAYIAFLRDMLESEKHPNQFVKECINGNAEYKSRKWNISDLTTRLMWTEWVR; translated from the exons ATGAATTCAGAAAATATTCCAGATtcaaaaatacttgaatttGCATGTTTGCAAACTTCACATTCACCTgagaatattttcattgaagGAGATGATCAACAGATTCCCGTGTTGCTTTCTCAATCGAATGACAAAACCGAATATTTATCTGACTCCACAGAAGTAATATCAGTTACTCAAGAGCAAGAATCTGAAGCAATATCTTTCATATACAATGATGATGTCTTTGTCGATGGATGTGGACCAAAAGCAATACTTGTGGAGAATGATTACATTCAAGATTCACAGTCTTCACAATTCACTGTTCTGCAATCATTTAATGAACAGTTGCTCGGTAGCAGTACTGATTTATTCCAG CTGGAGTTGCCGACAAATGGCAATTATTTAGTTGACGATAAGATAGACGACAAAATAATAGAAACTTCTCAAG AAGCAGATGCAAATGGGGAAATCATTTGCCAACTTGGTGAAGAGTTCTTGTCATCAATATCAGATGAATCGTATCTTCAAACTCTTGATAAAACATTAAATGAACAAGTTAGAGAAATGTGCGGACAGATGTATTATTCCCACGCCGATGTTGTTCCTGTTACAACTGAAAGAATTCAAGCCTTTCCTGTATTACCTGTATATCCATACGTTGCCACTCCCTTTGAAATGACTAAAAATAATCAACTCCATCAACACCACGTAAAAGAACAACAAGTTGACAATTTCAAACTTAAGGAACAAAGGATTAGTTCAAGACAAATGCGAAGAAAGGAAAAGAGAACTTCTCCCGTGAC TTTAAATGGAGAACGAAAATCGGCAAACAATCGGGAACGAAAAAGAATGTTCAATATCAACGAAGGATTTGAAGAATTGAGGTCTCGTGTTCCAACATTCCCATATGAAAAAAGACTTTCAAAG ATAGACACATTACATCTTGCTATTGCATACATAGCATTTCTACGAGATATGTTAGAATCAGAAAAACATCCAAATCAGTTTGTGAAGGAATGTATCAACGGAAATGCAGAGTATAAATCAAGAAAATGGAATATCAGTG ATTTAACAACACGGTTGATGTGGACTGAATGGGTCAGATGA
- the LOC120337327 gene encoding uncharacterized protein LOC120337327 isoform X2, protein MNSENIPDSKILEFACLQTSHSPENIFIEGDDQQIPVLLSQSNDKTEYLSDSTEVISVTQEQESEAISFIYNDDVFVDGCGPKAILVENDYIQDSQSSQFTVLQSFNEQLLGSSTDLFQLELPTNGNYLVDDKIDDKIIETSQADANGEIICQLGEEFLSSISDESYLQTLDKTLNEQVREMCGQMYYSHADVVPVTTERIQAFPVLPVYPYVATPFEMTKNNQLHQHHVKEQQVDNFKLKEQRISSRQMRRKEKRTSPVTLNGERKSANNRERKRMFNINEGFEELRSRVPTFPYEKRLSKIDTLHLAIAYIAFLRDMLESEKHPNQFVKECINGNAEYKSRKWNISDLTTRLMWTEWVR, encoded by the exons ATGAATTCAGAAAATATTCCAGATtcaaaaatacttgaatttGCATGTTTGCAAACTTCACATTCACCTgagaatattttcattgaagGAGATGATCAACAGATTCCCGTGTTGCTTTCTCAATCGAATGACAAAACCGAATATTTATCTGACTCCACAGAAGTAATATCAGTTACTCAAGAGCAAGAATCTGAAGCAATATCTTTCATATACAATGATGATGTCTTTGTCGATGGATGTGGACCAAAAGCAATACTTGTGGAGAATGATTACATTCAAGATTCACAGTCTTCACAATTCACTGTTCTGCAATCATTTAATGAACAGTTGCTCGGTAGCAGTACTGATTTATTCCAG CTGGAGTTGCCGACAAATGGCAATTATTTAGTTGACGATAAGATAGACGACAAAATAATAGAAACTTCTCAAG CAGATGCAAATGGGGAAATCATTTGCCAACTTGGTGAAGAGTTCTTGTCATCAATATCAGATGAATCGTATCTTCAAACTCTTGATAAAACATTAAATGAACAAGTTAGAGAAATGTGCGGACAGATGTATTATTCCCACGCCGATGTTGTTCCTGTTACAACTGAAAGAATTCAAGCCTTTCCTGTATTACCTGTATATCCATACGTTGCCACTCCCTTTGAAATGACTAAAAATAATCAACTCCATCAACACCACGTAAAAGAACAACAAGTTGACAATTTCAAACTTAAGGAACAAAGGATTAGTTCAAGACAAATGCGAAGAAAGGAAAAGAGAACTTCTCCCGTGAC TTTAAATGGAGAACGAAAATCGGCAAACAATCGGGAACGAAAAAGAATGTTCAATATCAACGAAGGATTTGAAGAATTGAGGTCTCGTGTTCCAACATTCCCATATGAAAAAAGACTTTCAAAG ATAGACACATTACATCTTGCTATTGCATACATAGCATTTCTACGAGATATGTTAGAATCAGAAAAACATCCAAATCAGTTTGTGAAGGAATGTATCAACGGAAATGCAGAGTATAAATCAAGAAAATGGAATATCAGTG ATTTAACAACACGGTTGATGTGGACTGAATGGGTCAGATGA
- the LOC120337341 gene encoding uncharacterized protein LOC120337341, whose product MNSENIPDSQILEFACLQTLHSPENIFIGEDDQQISVLPEHFSDYTEVISVTQEQESEAISFVYNDDVFVDGCGPKAIHVENEYIKDSDSSQLTVLQSLNKQLLCSSNESFQLGLPTTEEYLVDNKEDDGRIEASREADANGEIIYQLGEEFLSSISDESYLQTLDKTLNEQVREMCGQIHYPHTDLVPVTTERIQPFPVLPAFPYVATPFQMSKNSQHYQHRVKEHHVDNFKPKERKINSRQMRRKEKRTSPLTLNGETQERKSANNRERKRMFNINEGFDELRSRVPTFPYEKRLSKIDSLRLAIAYIAFLRDMLESEKHPNQFVKECINGNPEYKSRKWNISDLTTRLMWTEWVR is encoded by the exons ATGAATTCTGAAAATATTCCAGATTCACAAATACTTGAATTTGCATGTTTGCAAACCTTACATTCACCTGAGAATATTTTCATTGGGGAAGATGATCAACAGATTTCTGTGTTGCCAGAACATTTTTCTGACTACACAGAAGTAATATCAGTCACTCAAGAGCAAGAATCTGAGGCAATATCTTTCGTATACAATGATGATGTCTTTGTCGATGGATGTGGACCAAAAGCAATACACGTGGAGAATGAATACATCAAAGATTCAGACTCTTCACAATTGACGGTTTTGCAATCATTGAACAAACAGTTACTCTGTAGCAGTAATGAATCATTTCAG CTGGGGTTGCCTACAACTGAAGAGTATTTAGTTGATAACAAGGAAGATGATGGGAGAATCGAAGCTTCTCGCG AAGCAGATGCAAATGGGGAAATAATTTACCAACTTGGTGAGGAATTCTTGTCATCAATATCAGATGAATCGTATCTTCAAACACTTGATAAAACATTAAATGAACAAGTTAGAGAAATGTGCGGACAGATACATTATCCTCATACCGATCTTGTCCCTGTTACAACTGAAAGAATTCAACCTTTTCCTGTATTACCTGCATTTCCATACGTTGCTACTCCCTTTCAAATGAGTAAGAATAGTCAACACTATCAACACCGCGTGAAAGAACATCATGTTGACAATTTTAAACCTAAGGAACGAAAGATTAATTCAAGACAAATGCGAAGAAAGGAAAAGAGAACTTCTCCCTTGAC TTTAAATGGAGAAACACAAGAAAGAAAATCGGCAAACAATCGAGAACGAAAAAGAATGTTCAATATCAACGAAGGATTTGATGAATTGAGGTCTCGTGTTCCAACATTCCCATACGAGAAAAGACTATCAAAG ATTGACTCATTGCGTCTTGCTATTGCATACATTGCATTCCTAAGAGATATGTTAGAATCAGAAAAACATCCAAATCAGTTTGTGAAGGAATGTATCAACGGAAATCCGGAATATAAATCAAGAAAATGGAACATCAGTG ATTTAACAACGCGATTAATGTGGACTGAATGGGTCAGATGA
- the LOC120337348 gene encoding uncharacterized protein LOC120337348, with amino-acid sequence MFCSKYLGCVVLVGIVLLHTISISSAARYTISPIVNRNGSVVNDIVSKFLSESQVELNETFSIFSTKSFRLSVEDENIIIAKVKVDRKSYIHIAIANAFRSTPMYLTSIGGLSKQRDIKTYTLEIVAKLSPP; translated from the exons ATGTTTTGCTCTAAATACCTCGGGTGCGTTGTTCTAGTAGGAATCGTTTTATTACATACGATTTCAATCAGTTCTGCAGCTCGATATACCATCTCACCGATAGTTAACAGAAATGGATCAGTAGTGAACGATATTGTATCTAAG TTTCTTTCTGAATCGCAAGTGGAATTGAACGAAACGTTTTCgatattttctacaaaatcGTTCAGGCTATCGGTGGaagatgaaaatattattatagcCAAG GTCAAAGTTGATAGAAAATCTTACATCCACATTGCAATTGCTAATGCTTTTCGTTCCACACCTATGTATCTGACTTCGATTGGTGGATTGTCAAAACAAAGAGATATAAAAACTTACACCTTGGAGATCGTTGCTAAGCTGTCTCCACCATAA
- the LOC120337351 gene encoding uncharacterized protein LOC120337351 translates to MNYFAFLLVVIGLSVSSVFATTYTISGFRDTNGARYQKTVQKFIKEAQDDLNDNFSTMFVAKSYQRAIEDYDIILVKIQVGRRRYINMAIRETFDSPTYLTSIKYIGSKDFILEVTATLRPRE, encoded by the exons ATGAACTACTTTGCATTCCTTCTGGTGGTGATTGGACTTTCTGTCTCTTCAGTATTTGCCACAACCTACACAATTTCTGGATTCAGAGACACCAATGGAGCTCGATATCAGAAGACCGTTCAAAAA ttcatCAAAGAAGCGCAAGATGACCTCAATGACAATTTTTCGACAATGTTTGTTGCTAAATCTTATCAAAGAGCAATTGAAGATTACGACATTATCTTAGTCAAG ATCCAAGTTGGTAGGCGACGATACATCAATATGGCAATCAGAGAAACTTTCGATTCTCCTACTTATCTTACTTCCATCAAATATATTGGTTCAAAAGATTTCATCCTAGAAGTTACTGCGACTCTTCGACCTCGGGAATAA
- the LOC120337352 gene encoding uncharacterized protein LOC120337352 produces the protein MQSSLVVLLCLVACISLTNAFTIYTFGDRVQIQKKDTVDTIADSLKQELQIMNGEKYGKKKWDPRIYRTSRQNTNVIWMKIKVDHKKFLGVVIEDAYSGSPNIIECEVGYDRNMGMKTGALIL, from the exons atgcaGTCGTCCTTGGTAGTTTTGTTGTGCCTGGTAGCTTGCATTTCACTGACGAACGCTTTTACAATTTATACTTTTGGCGATAGGGTTCAAATTCAAAAGAAAGATACGGTGGATACCATTGCTGATTCC TTGAAACAAGAACTTCAAATAATGAATGGTGAGAAATACGGAAAGAAAAAATGGGACCCCAGAATTTACAGAACATCACGCCAAAATACCAACGTAATTTGGATGAAG ATCAAAGTTGATCACAAGAAATTTCTTGGAGTTGTCATCGAAGACGCTTACTCTGGTTCACCTAATATTATTGAATGTGAAGTCGGATACGACAGAAATATGGGAATGAAAACAGGAGCTTTAATTCTCtaa